AGACATATCTAATGTTGCAGCACGTAAAGCAGCATGAACTTCTTCTTCAGTAATAGAATTTTCATCTTCCATGTACTTCTCTAATAAGTTTTCATCGTACGCAGCTACTTCTTCGATTAATTGACCACGGAATTGTCTTACATCGTCAACCATATCAGCTGGGATTTCAACAACATCAAATGTAGAACCATGATTCTCATCATGCCATACAATTGCACGGTTTTTAATCAAATCAACCACTCCTTTAAAGTCAGCTTCATCACCGATTGGTAAAACGATAGGAACAGCATTTGATCCTAACATCTCACGTACTTGACGACAAACATTTAAGAAGTCAGCTCCTTGACGGTCCATTTTGTTAACGAATCCTAAACGAGGAACTTTATAGTTATCTGCTAAACGCCAGTTTGTTTCAGACTGAGGTTCAACTCCATCTACTGCTGAAAATAAGAAAACTAAACCGTCTAAAACACGTAAAGAGCGGTTTACCTCTACTGTAAAGTCAACGTGACCAGGAGTATCGATAATATTAAAGTGGTATCCTTTAGCATCTGGTAATGGTTTACCTTGCTCTGTTGGGAAAGTCCAATCAACAGTAACAGCAGCAGAAGTAATTGTAATCCCTCTTTCTGCTTCTTGCTCCATCCAGTCAGTTGTAGCTGATCCTTCGTGAGTTTCTCCTAACTTGTGGTTCTTACCTGAATAGAATAAGATACGCTCTGTAGTCGTAGTTTTTCCTGCATCGATGTGAGCAGCAATACCAATATTTCTTGTGTATTTTAAATCTCTTGCCATCGTGTATTAGAATCTAAAGTGAGAGAATGCTTTATTTGCTTCTGCCATTTTGTGAGTATCTTGACGTTTTTTAACGGCAGAACCTTCTTCTTTAGCAGCTGCAATAATTTCTCCAGCTAATTTTTGAGCCATCGATTTCTCGTTTCTGTTACGAGAATATTTGATTAACCATTTCATTGCTGTTGAAATTTTACGATCTGGGCGAATTTCCATTGGAATTTGGAATGTAGCTCCACCTACACGGCGAGAACGTACTTCTACGTGAGGCATTACATTAGATAATGCTTCTTTCCAAATGTCTAATGAAGTTTTTTCAGCATCTTCTTTGCGAGAATCTACGATTTCTAACGCATCATAAAAGATTTTGAATGCTACAGATTTTTTTCCGTCGTACATTAAGTTGTTTACGAAACGAGTTACTAACTGATCATTAAATTTAGGATCTGGAAGTAAAGGTCTTTTTTTAGCTCTTGTCTTTCTCATCTTACCTTAAATTTATTTTTTAGCATCTTTAGGACGTTTCGCTCCATACTTACTTCTACGTTGAGTACGTCCGTTTACTCCCGCAGTATCTAACGCTCCACGTACAATGTGGTAACGCACACCTGGTAAATCTTTAACTCTACCACCTCTAACCAATACTATCGAGTGCTCTTGAAGATTATGACCTTCACCACCGATGTACGCGTTAACTTCTTTCCCGTTTGTTAATCTAACACGAGCAACTTTACGCATTGCTGAGTTAGGTTTTTTAGGAGTTGTAGTGTAAACACGTGTACAAACACCGCGGCGTTGTGGACATGATTCCAATGCAGCCGATTTACTCTTCTTGGTTAGTTTTTTTCTACCTTTTCTAACTAATTGTTGAATTGTTGGCATACTAATTAAATTTCCTTTTAAATTTGGATTAAACCCATTTTTTGGGCATGCAAATCTACAATTAATTTTTCAAAAACAAAATATAATTCGTTTTTTTCTATTGATTTTGATACTTTTAAAAAAACATTTAGAGTTAAATTTACATTAGTAACAATTAATTAACATTAAATATAAATAAAACATAGAATTTTGCACTTTATGTATTTTTAAAACATTTTCATGGAACTCATATTTATCATTATCCTTGTCACAGTCGTTCTATTAGCCATTTTAGACATTATGGTAGGAGTTAGTAATGATGCTGTTAATTTTTTAAATTCAGCGATAGGATCTAAAGCTGCAAGTTTTAGAACAATTATGATAATCGCATCATTCGGTTTACTGATTGGTGCAGTTTTTTCAAGTGGAATGATGGAAATTGCCCGAAGTGGAATTTTCACCCCCTCCATGTTTACATTTTACGATGTAATGATTATTTTCTTAGCAGTGATGATTGCCGATGTTATTCTTTTAGATTTATTTAACTACATTGGTTTTCCTACTTCAACAACCGTTTCTATTATCTTCGAATTATTAGGCGCTGCAACCTGCTTAGCTTTAATAAAAGTTATTACAAATGACGACTCATTCATTACAATACTTAATTATATCAATACAGAAAAAGCATCTGAAATTGTTTTTAGCATTATACTTTCTGTCTTTTTATCTTTTTTATTAGGTTCGATTATACAATACATCACACGTTTAATCTTTACATTCAACTCAGAAGCTCGCATCAAAAAATATGGAGGAATTTTTGGAGGAATTGCAATTACAGCAATTTCATTTTTCTTATTAATCAAAGGAGCTAAAAACTTAACCTTCTTAAGTGGAGATATTAAAAGTTGGATTTCAGCTAATCAAATTTTATTAATCGGAATTAATTTTGTTTTATGGACAATTGTTTCACAAACTTTAATCTACTTTAAAGTCAATATTTTACGAATCATTATCCTCATCGGGACATTCGCATTAGCTTTAGCTTTTGCTGGAAATGATTTGGTTAACTTTATTGGTGTACCAATTGCCGCTATTCAGTCTTACGATATTTTCACAGCCTCTGGCGTTACAGATCCAACAGGATTTATGATGGGAGATTTAGCAAATAATGATATTGTTGCTCCGTCCTACTATTTAGTAATTGCAGGTCTTATCATGATTGTAACACTTTGGACATCGAAGAAAGCACGAAATGTAATTGAAACAGAACTTAATTTAAGTAAACAAAGCGACGGAGAAGAAAAATTTAAACCCAACTTCTTATCACGTGGAATTGTTCGAGCTGTAATTATATTAGGAGGTTTGATTGATAAAATTTTACCTAAATCATTGCAATTAAAAGTAGACAAACGTTTCGAAAATCCGAAAAAAAATCTTTCTATCAAAGATCAAACAACTGATGAAGAAGCTTTTGATATGATTCGTGCTTCAATCAATTTAATTGTCGCTTCAATCTTAATTTCGATCGGAACATCGATGAAGTTACCTTTATCTACAACTTACGTTACTTTTATGGTTGCAATGGGTTCATCATTTGCAGACCGTGCATGGGATAGAGATAGTGCTGTTTTCCGTGTAGCAGGAGTATTCAACGTTATTGGAGGATGGTTTTTAACTGGAATTTCTGCATTCACAATGGCTGCTATTGTTGCCGTAATTATGTTCTTTGGACAAGCGTACGGTATTATCGGAATGATTTTGTTATTAGGATTTATCTTATTCAAATCAAATCAAAGCTACAAGAAAAAGAAGAAGGAAAAAGAGGAAATTATCATCAGTTTTACAGAAGAAGATATTGATTCTATTCAAAAAATCTTTACGAAAAACAAAAAACAGATCAGCAAAGCTTTATCAAAATCAGCATATAGTTTTGAATTAAGTATTCGCGGAATCGAATTTGAAAACCTAACGCACGCAGCAGAAAATAAAAAGAAAATCAAGAAATTAATCAGTTCTATCGAAGAATTAAAATCTAATTTCTATCGTATTTTGCGTGATATGGATAGAGAGAATATTAACTCGTGTAAAGTATTCGTGCAATCTTTTGGCTATTTACAAAATATCACGACGAGTATCAATTTTATCAACACATCCATTCATACCTATATCTATAACAATCATCGTAAGTTAAACGAAGAACAATTAATTGATTTAAAATCAATTAATATTGAGTACAAAAAATTATTAAATTATACTTCTAAGAGTTTTGCGAATAACAACTTGAATGAATTGGAATCATTTGATAAATTGCGCCAATCGATTGACAATAAAATTTCGATTGCATTGAATAATCAAATTGAACGTATACAGCAAGAAAATGTTAGTCAAAAAAGTTCGACATTATATTTTACTATCCTTACAGAAGTAGAATATACGGTTGACAGAATCGAAAAATTAGTTCGTTTATATATCGATATTGACAAACAAATTAATGACTAATAAGTTAAATGATTTAAACCATATTAATTTTACATTAACTTAACATTAATTACTTTAATTTTGCACCTCAAAACATTATTTAAATGTCGGTAAACTCATTTTTCAAATTATTTACTCCAAAGGATAAGGTATTTTATCCTTTGTTTGAGGAGGCTTCAAAAAGTTTAATCAAATTAGCTGAGTTGTTACATGAATGTGTAAATGCTCCAATTGAGGAACGCGAAGATTACATTGCTCAAATATCTAAAATCGAAAGTAAAATTGAATATTTAACTCAAAAAACAAATATAGAGTTAAGCAAAAATTTTATTACTCCTTTTGACAGAGAAGATATTTACCAATTGGTAAAATCGATTGATTATGTTGCTGACAATTTGAATGGCGCAGCGAATCGCATCAATATTTATCAGGTTGATAAAATCACGAAGTCTATTCGTAAAATTACGGCTGTTAACTTAGAAGCTTGTCAATTAATCGGTGAAGGAATCGAACAGTTGAAAGATTTGAGCAACGTGAATCGTATTTATGAAATTTGTGAACGTATCAATAAGTTAGAAAACAAATCTGATCGTATTTTTGATAAAGCAGTACAAGAAATTTTCGAAAACGAAACAGATGTTAAAAACATCATCAAATACAAAGAGGTTTTATCTTCTTTAGAATCTGCTACAGATAAATGTAAGAGTGTTGCAAATGTATTAGAAGCAGTAGCAGTTAAACATTCGTAAAATTAAATCTTAAACATTAAGATATGACTGAATTTTTCACAGCGTTTTCGAGCATGCTCACGTCTACGCCAGGAATCTTATTGATTACTATTATCTTCTTAGCATTTGTTTTTGATTATATTAATGGTTTTCATGACGCTGCAAATTCTATTGCGACAATTGTTGCAACTAAGGTTTTAACCCCTTTCCAAGCTGTTTTATGGGCTGCCGCATTTAACTTTGCTGCCTACTTTATTTCAGTATATTGGATTGGAGAATTTAAAATCGGTAATACGATTGCTAAATCAGTAAATGAGAACTTTATTACTTTAGAAGTTATTCTTGCTGGAATTATCGCTGCCATTTCATGGAATCTTTTGACTTGGAAATTCGGTATACCATCTTCTTCTTCTCATACATTGATTGGAGGATTTATTGGTGCTGCACTTGCGCACGCAGGAGGTTTTTCAGCAGGCGGAGAAGATGTGATTGTTTACAAAAAAGTAATTCCAATTATTTGCTTTATCGTTTTAGCACCTTTAATCGGTATGATTATCGCATCGATTTTAACCATTCTTACACTTCATATTTGTAAAAAAGCAAAACCCGCAAGAGCTGAATGGTGGTTCAAGAAATTACAATTAGTCTCTTCTGCCCTATTCTCTTTAGGACACGGTATGAATGATGCGCAAAAAGTAATGGGTATCATTGGAGCTGCAGTGATTTTTTACCATATGAATGTGGATTTTGATCCAGAATACATGCAAGCTGAAGATAAATTTCAGTATTTTGTTGCGCATTGGGGATGGGTTCCTATTACATCTTTTATCGTAATCGCTTTAGGTACGATGGGTGGAGGATGGAAAATCATCAAAACAATGGGATCTAAGATTACAAAAGTTACACCATTAGAAGGTGTAGTTGCTGAAACTTCTGGTGCAATGACACTTTACATTTCTGAACATTTCGGAATCCCAGTTTCTACAACACATACCATCACAGGATCTATCATTGGTGTTGGTTTAACAAAACGTGTTTCTGCAGTACGTTGGGGAGTAACAATTAGTTTACTTTGGGCATGGGTACTAACCATTCCAGTTTCAGCGCTATTAGCTGCATTAATTTACTACGTTGTCACATTATTTATATAACACATTATATTTCTAAAGGAGCTTAAAATTAAGCTCCTTTTTTATTTAAAATATTTTCACAAAATCGACATTTTAAAATTAAGAAATTGTTAAATTTGCGCAATGCAACTAACTGTATTATTTATCATTATCGGCTTAGCCATTTTATTTGATTTCTTGAATGGTTTTCATGATGCCGCAAACTCTATTGCAACAGTCGTTACAACTAAAGTACTCACTCCAATTCAAGCAGTTATTTGGGCTGCATTTTTCAACTTTGTTGCCTTTTTCATAGCAAAATATATCATCGGAGAATTTGGAGTCGCAGATACAATCGCTAAAATTATTAAAGAAGATGTCGTTGTAGCATTTGGATCTAATCCATCTGTTGTCGTTATGGCCGCACTATCTGCTGCAATTACTTGGAATATTTTAACATGGAAATTAGGTATTCCTTCCTCTTCCTCGCATACGTTAATTGGAGGATTAGCTGGAGGTGCTTTAGCTGCAACTGGTTTCGATTTTTCGGCTGTTAACAGTACAATTATTTTAACCATAATTGCTTTCATCTTTGTTGCACCGATTATTGGTTTAATTGCCGGAAACGTAATTTACATTATCACACTTAATCTTTGTAGAAATGCTAAACCACATAAAGCTGATGCATGGTTCAAAAAATTGCAATTGCTTTCTTCTGCTATGCTAAGTATTGGTCATGGATTAAATGATTCGCAAAAAGTAATGGGAGTAATCACGTTCGCTTTACTTGCAAACCAAACTGCCATTGCAAATACTGATATGAATGACTGGGTTTTGAATGATATCTTTCATTGGAAAGATTGGTTCATCACTTCAAGTAGTACTGATATTCATGATTGGGTGCCAATTTTATGTTTCTCCGCAATCGCTTTAGGAACATTAGGAGGAGGAATGAAAATTCTTAAAACAATGGGTAACAAAATTACAAAAATAACCCCTATCGAAGGTTTTACTGCACAAACAGCTTCAGCAATTACATTATTCTTTACAGAACACATCAAAATGCCTGTATCAACAACACACGTCATCACAGGTTCTATCATTGGTGTTGGAATGGTAAAACGAGTTTCTGCTGTTCGTTGGGGTGTAACAATAAGTTTACTTTGGGCTTGGATTTTGACAATTCCTGTTTCTGCACTTATAGCTAGTGGTTTTTACTTCCTATTCACATTATTTTTCTAGAACAAAAAATTTTAAACATAATATAATAGGCGGTCAAATTTGATCACCTATTTTGATTTAATTAATCATCATTTTCAAAGATATCGTTTATTTTATCTTGAAGAATCGGATAATTTTCAAACATCATTTTTTTGATTGTAATATCCATACTCAAAGCATTTCTTAATGCTTCGTTCCCAAGTCTATCCTCATCTATCAAATAATAAACATTACTTAGTTGATAAAAAAATTCGGCTCGGTTAAAGTTCTTCAAAGCCCCTGTTAACAAAACTGCAATTGCTTGCTCATGTTCGCCAATTGCAATTAAGGTCTCTACATAGGCAAACCAAGTATTAAAAACCAAAGGTTTCAATTCAACCAATTTTACTAAACTACTTAATGCTTCCTCAAACTTCATTTGTTTCAAGAAATAATACGTAGAATTGGTATAATATTCAGAGTTGTCATCATTTAACTCAATTGCACGCTGAATATAATACTCTGCCTCATCCAAATTTCCCATCTTATCATACAATGCAGCAGATTTTGCCCAAACTTTATCCAATTGCGGGTCTTCTTTTATGGCAATATGATAAGCTTTTAATGCCTTTTGAGGTTTTTTCAATTTTTCATACAATTCCCCAATTTTAAAATGCGTCAACGCAGGAGAATCATCATACTCTAAAGTTTCTTCTAGCGTTTCAATAGCTTTGTTGTAATCCCCTAACTCTTCAAAAGAAAACGCCTTATTCGTATGACCAACTATAGAGTTTGGGTTAATTGCAATAACATAATCTAATGCGTTTATAGCTTCTTTAAACATCTTTTTATGATTATACAATAACCCAAGTTGCAACCAAGCTACTTCAGAATAAGGATTATCATCAATAAAATCTTTCAAAAAGTCGATGCATTCTTCTGGATTATGAATTTCTTCGAAGCATTGTATAATCGAATAAAAAGAATAGTCATTTTCTGGATTAAATTTTAAAGCTTTTCTAAATGCGATTAAAGCTGACTGAACTTCATCTAAATTTAAAAATTCGTTTCCGATACAATTGCAAATAAAATCAGTTTCATCATCATCTATCGACAACGCCTCTTCATAAAAACGAATTGCTTTTCGAGACATATTTTTCATTCCCCAAAAACGTGCTTGTACTAATAAATAATCCAATTCATTAGCCGCAATTACTTTTAGTTCTTGAATTAATTTCGCCGAACGTTTCAACTCATTAATCAAAAGTAGATATTCTATCTTCTTTATCTTGATTTCTATATTTTCAGGATGCATTTTCTCTGCAAAATCCAATGCACGTTTGGCATATTCGCTATCATTTACTTCAATGTAGAATTCAATTATTTCGACCAAATCTTCCGAATCGTAATATTTATACTCACGATTCTCAAGCATTTGTTCAAAACGTTCAATCAGTTCGTTATTAAAAAAATCTTCGTCCATAATATCAAACTAATTTACAAAATAAAATGTGCAAAATTCACAACGAATTGTAAGAGTTTTGCACATTTATTAAACAATTAAAACAGATTGTTTTAAATAATATTTTTGATACTTTCGATCATTTTATCTGCTAATTTATTCGCATTTTCTTCTGAAGTACTTTCTGTGTAAATACGAATAATTGGCTCTGTATTCGATTTTCTTAAGTGTACCCATTCGGTTGGAAAATCTATTTTAACACCATCAACAGTGTTGATTTCTTCATTTTTGTAAACTTCTTGAATCTTCATTAACAATTCGTCTACGTTAATTTCTGGAGTTAATTCGATTTTCTTTTTTGCCATAAAATAAGCAGGATAAGATGCTCTCAATTCAGAAACTGGAATATTTCGTTCAGCTAAATGTGTCATGAATAAAGCGATACCAACTAAAGAGTCGCGTCCGTAGTGTAAATCTGGATAAATAATTCCTCCGTTACCTTCTCCACCAATTTTAGCTTCAACATTTTTCATCTCCACCACAACATTCACTTCTCCAACTGCTGAAGGCGAATATTTTTGACCATATTTCTCCGTCACATCGCGTAAAGCACGAGAAGAAGATAAATTAGAAACCGTTACTGAAGGTGTTTTGGACAATACATAATCTGCCACTGCAACCAATGTATATTCTTCACCAAACATTTCACCCTTTTCATCTATAATCGCCAAACGATCTACATCTGGATCAACCACAATTCCAAAATCAGCTTGTTCATCAACCACCTTTTGACAGATGTCGCCTAAATGTTCTTTTAACGGTTCTGGATTGTGTGGAAAATGTCCGTTTGGTTCACAATACATATCGTAATGAATCACTCCTAAGCGTTGTAACAACTTGGGAATTGCTATTCCTCCAGTCGAATTTACTGCATCAATTGCAACTTTAAAATTTTTGTTACGGATAGCTTCTGCGTCAACTAAAGGTAAAGATAAAATTTTCTCGATATGTAAGTCAATTGCATCATCAAATGTTTCGTAAGATCCTAAATTATCGACTTCTGCAAATGTATAATCGTCTTTATCAGCAAAAGCTAATATTTGTGCACCATCTTCAGCAGAAACAAATTCACCTTTGGCATTTAACAATTTCAAAGCATTCCATTCTTTTGGATTATGAGAAGCTGTTAAGATTATTCCTCCATCTGCGTGTAAATGTGTTACCATTACTTCGACTGTCGGGGTAGTAGACAATCCTAAATCAACCACATTTATACCCAATCCCTGTAAAGTAGAACAAACTAATTGAGAAACCATTTGACCTGAAATACGAGCATCACGGCCAACAATCACTTTATACTCTGATTGAGTTGATTGATTTTTTAACCATGTTCCGTAAGCAGCAGCAAATTTTACTGCATCAATGGGCGTTAAGTTATCTCCTGGCTTTCCTCCGATTGTTCCACGAAAACCCGAAATTGATTTTATTAAAGACATATAATTTATTTTATAAGTAATACAAAAATACAAAAAAGTTTTCTTATCTTTTTGGAACGATTTTAGTTAAGTTTTGCTTAACATTATTTTACAACCTTTAAAAATATTATTAATTATGATGACAACTTCATTTATTATGTTGACTATTACAGGAGTGTGGAGCTTCTTAGTTTACCTTGTTTTCGGGCTTATTTGTGCAGGAATTGCAAAAGCCATCATGCCAGGAAAAGATCCAGGAGGTTTTTGGGTAACAGCTTTAATTGGTATTGTTGGTGCTTATTTAGG
This portion of the Empedobacter stercoris genome encodes:
- the rpsG gene encoding 30S ribosomal protein S7; this encodes MRKTRAKKRPLLPDPKFNDQLVTRFVNNLMYDGKKSVAFKIFYDALEIVDSRKEDAEKTSLDIWKEALSNVMPHVEVRSRRVGGATFQIPMEIRPDRKISTAMKWLIKYSRNRNEKSMAQKLAGEIIAAAKEEGSAVKKRQDTHKMAEANKAFSHFRF
- the rpsL gene encoding 30S ribosomal protein S12 — its product is MPTIQQLVRKGRKKLTKKSKSAALESCPQRRGVCTRVYTTTPKKPNSAMRKVARVRLTNGKEVNAYIGGEGHNLQEHSIVLVRGGRVKDLPGVRYHIVRGALDTAGVNGRTQRRSKYGAKRPKDAKK
- a CDS encoding inorganic phosphate transporter; the protein is MELIFIIILVTVVLLAILDIMVGVSNDAVNFLNSAIGSKAASFRTIMIIASFGLLIGAVFSSGMMEIARSGIFTPSMFTFYDVMIIFLAVMIADVILLDLFNYIGFPTSTTVSIIFELLGAATCLALIKVITNDDSFITILNYINTEKASEIVFSIILSVFLSFLLGSIIQYITRLIFTFNSEARIKKYGGIFGGIAITAISFFLLIKGAKNLTFLSGDIKSWISANQILLIGINFVLWTIVSQTLIYFKVNILRIIILIGTFALALAFAGNDLVNFIGVPIAAIQSYDIFTASGVTDPTGFMMGDLANNDIVAPSYYLVIAGLIMIVTLWTSKKARNVIETELNLSKQSDGEEKFKPNFLSRGIVRAVIILGGLIDKILPKSLQLKVDKRFENPKKNLSIKDQTTDEEAFDMIRASINLIVASILISIGTSMKLPLSTTYVTFMVAMGSSFADRAWDRDSAVFRVAGVFNVIGGWFLTGISAFTMAAIVAVIMFFGQAYGIIGMILLLGFILFKSNQSYKKKKKEKEEIIISFTEEDIDSIQKIFTKNKKQISKALSKSAYSFELSIRGIEFENLTHAAENKKKIKKLISSIEELKSNFYRILRDMDRENINSCKVFVQSFGYLQNITTSINFINTSIHTYIYNNHRKLNEEQLIDLKSINIEYKKLLNYTSKSFANNNLNELESFDKLRQSIDNKISIALNNQIERIQQENVSQKSSTLYFTILTEVEYTVDRIEKLVRLYIDIDKQIND
- a CDS encoding DUF47 domain-containing protein, coding for MSVNSFFKLFTPKDKVFYPLFEEASKSLIKLAELLHECVNAPIEEREDYIAQISKIESKIEYLTQKTNIELSKNFITPFDREDIYQLVKSIDYVADNLNGAANRINIYQVDKITKSIRKITAVNLEACQLIGEGIEQLKDLSNVNRIYEICERINKLENKSDRIFDKAVQEIFENETDVKNIIKYKEVLSSLESATDKCKSVANVLEAVAVKHS
- a CDS encoding inorganic phosphate transporter — protein: MTEFFTAFSSMLTSTPGILLITIIFLAFVFDYINGFHDAANSIATIVATKVLTPFQAVLWAAAFNFAAYFISVYWIGEFKIGNTIAKSVNENFITLEVILAGIIAAISWNLLTWKFGIPSSSSHTLIGGFIGAALAHAGGFSAGGEDVIVYKKVIPIICFIVLAPLIGMIIASILTILTLHICKKAKPARAEWWFKKLQLVSSALFSLGHGMNDAQKVMGIIGAAVIFYHMNVDFDPEYMQAEDKFQYFVAHWGWVPITSFIVIALGTMGGGWKIIKTMGSKITKVTPLEGVVAETSGAMTLYISEHFGIPVSTTHTITGSIIGVGLTKRVSAVRWGVTISLLWAWVLTIPVSALLAALIYYVVTLFI
- a CDS encoding inorganic phosphate transporter, with translation MQLTVLFIIIGLAILFDFLNGFHDAANSIATVVTTKVLTPIQAVIWAAFFNFVAFFIAKYIIGEFGVADTIAKIIKEDVVVAFGSNPSVVVMAALSAAITWNILTWKLGIPSSSSHTLIGGLAGGALAATGFDFSAVNSTIILTIIAFIFVAPIIGLIAGNVIYIITLNLCRNAKPHKADAWFKKLQLLSSAMLSIGHGLNDSQKVMGVITFALLANQTAIANTDMNDWVLNDIFHWKDWFITSSSTDIHDWVPILCFSAIALGTLGGGMKILKTMGNKITKITPIEGFTAQTASAITLFFTEHIKMPVSTTHVITGSIIGVGMVKRVSAVRWGVTISLLWAWILTIPVSALIASGFYFLFTLFF
- a CDS encoding tetratricopeptide repeat protein, whose protein sequence is MDEDFFNNELIERFEQMLENREYKYYDSEDLVEIIEFYIEVNDSEYAKRALDFAEKMHPENIEIKIKKIEYLLLINELKRSAKLIQELKVIAANELDYLLVQARFWGMKNMSRKAIRFYEEALSIDDDETDFICNCIGNEFLNLDEVQSALIAFRKALKFNPENDYSFYSIIQCFEEIHNPEECIDFLKDFIDDNPYSEVAWLQLGLLYNHKKMFKEAINALDYVIAINPNSIVGHTNKAFSFEELGDYNKAIETLEETLEYDDSPALTHFKIGELYEKLKKPQKALKAYHIAIKEDPQLDKVWAKSAALYDKMGNLDEAEYYIQRAIELNDDNSEYYTNSTYYFLKQMKFEEALSSLVKLVELKPLVFNTWFAYVETLIAIGEHEQAIAVLLTGALKNFNRAEFFYQLSNVYYLIDEDRLGNEALRNALSMDITIKKMMFENYPILQDKINDIFENDD
- the glmM gene encoding phosphoglucosamine mutase, giving the protein MSLIKSISGFRGTIGGKPGDNLTPIDAVKFAAAYGTWLKNQSTQSEYKVIVGRDARISGQMVSQLVCSTLQGLGINVVDLGLSTTPTVEVMVTHLHADGGIILTASHNPKEWNALKLLNAKGEFVSAEDGAQILAFADKDDYTFAEVDNLGSYETFDDAIDLHIEKILSLPLVDAEAIRNKNFKVAIDAVNSTGGIAIPKLLQRLGVIHYDMYCEPNGHFPHNPEPLKEHLGDICQKVVDEQADFGIVVDPDVDRLAIIDEKGEMFGEEYTLVAVADYVLSKTPSVTVSNLSSSRALRDVTEKYGQKYSPSAVGEVNVVVEMKNVEAKIGGEGNGGIIYPDLHYGRDSLVGIALFMTHLAERNIPVSELRASYPAYFMAKKKIELTPEINVDELLMKIQEVYKNEEINTVDGVKIDFPTEWVHLRKSNTEPIIRIYTESTSEENANKLADKMIESIKNII
- a CDS encoding GlsB/YeaQ/YmgE family stress response membrane protein: MMTTSFIMLTITGVWSFLVYLVFGLICAGIAKAIMPGKDPGGFWVTALIGIVGAYLGAYMRTILGISHDGEVSFFSPFDWMFSILGALILLFIWKKFLAPMFNK